From Streptomyces sp. NBC_00690, a single genomic window includes:
- a CDS encoding helix-turn-helix transcriptional regulator: MATDLPVSDVLSVGSGALDGAPAAALPSVDSVDDDFIAAGGHPTHVHDFHQFLYVPLGRIVITALGRDYELSPSVALWIPAGIPHSARFDLDSLFVVETFTTERHHLPYAETTVVNVTDTQRRMLLGRMRCSESHHDDSAVFAALSNGHPDCLPLPQPTSHAASTVARALIRMPSDPRTATEWAESLYTNSTSLRRAFRAETGLAFSEWRTRLRLNHSLDLLAQGHLVSTVAARVGFVSTNGYILAFRKYFDQTPGAYVRRTSPASAA, encoded by the coding sequence ATGGCGACCGACCTCCCGGTGTCGGACGTCCTTTCGGTGGGATCCGGGGCACTGGACGGAGCGCCGGCGGCTGCTCTGCCCTCCGTGGATTCCGTGGATGACGACTTCATCGCCGCCGGCGGGCACCCCACCCACGTACACGACTTCCACCAGTTCCTGTATGTACCGCTCGGCCGGATCGTCATCACGGCGCTGGGGCGGGACTACGAGTTGTCCCCGTCCGTGGCCCTGTGGATACCGGCCGGAATCCCGCACAGCGCCCGCTTCGACCTCGACTCCCTGTTCGTCGTCGAGACGTTCACCACCGAGCGCCACCACCTGCCGTACGCGGAGACGACGGTCGTCAACGTCACGGACACCCAGCGCCGGATGCTGTTGGGGCGGATGCGCTGCTCGGAGTCGCACCACGATGACTCAGCTGTCTTCGCCGCCCTGTCGAACGGTCATCCGGACTGCCTTCCCCTGCCCCAGCCCACCAGTCACGCGGCCAGCACGGTGGCCAGGGCACTCATCCGGATGCCCAGCGATCCCCGCACGGCCACCGAGTGGGCGGAGAGCCTCTACACGAACTCGACCAGCCTGCGCCGTGCCTTTCGGGCCGAGACCGGGCTGGCGTTCTCCGAGTGGCGCACCCGCCTGCGGCTCAACCACTCGCTCGACCTGCTCGCCCAGGGGCATCTGGTGAGCACGGTGGCGGCGCGGGTCGGATTCGTCAGCACGAACGGCTACATCCTCGCCTTCCGCAAGTACTTCGACCAGACGCCCGGCGCCTATGTACGTCGAACGTCCCCCGCGTCGGCGGCTTGA